The Ptychodera flava strain L36383 chromosome 18, AS_Pfla_20210202, whole genome shotgun sequence sequence tatgtatgtatgtatgtatgtatgtatgtatgtatgtatgtatgtatgtatgtatgtatgtatgtatgtaggttttacttatttataattttctttttctttctttctttctttatttgttttccTCTTTCTTTAATTCTTTATTTATCATTGACTTATTTTTGTGTAAACAGATAATGAAGAGAGAACGAAGGTCCAGCATTACTCTGCCTTGTCCAGTCCTGCATACATATCTTTGTCCTATTTAAGAGATAAGCGCAATGGggaaaacaagaaaaattgtttggaagtTGCATTTGAATTGGAACATAAATTGTCTATCATTGTCAACGAGGAATCTTCACCAACATTGAAGGTGCTGTAAATTatcttcatcaaatttaattcaTGATAATTTTTAGTTTCGTTACTGCAATATCATTATACATTCTTTATAAACATTTAAAAGATATGATTAGGTAAAAAGTTAAAACAATCGCAAGTATGAAGGTAACTCGTCGATATCGAAAGGAAGTTCCCGTGGGATACCCTAATGTAATTTAGGTTAGTGGACCGCCCTTGCAATGAAAGTCTCGCCACCTATCCCTCAGAATGGTTTACTTCCCATTTACCTCAATTCATGATACTTTTACGaatgtattttattcaatgcatgGAAATTCACTATGGATGCATTGACTTTGAGTAATAATgtaacaaagttacaaattacattcactcaaataatttttgctttctttATTCAAAGTACACATCATCTCGCGATACAAATAACTGCTGACTCCAAATACTTTTACATTATTGCTCTTGCAAAATTACATTCATTGACCAGATTTTCATGCCTACCTAGGGTCTTTGTGACACATTGTAAAATGTCAACCGAGAAAAATATTTGCTGAAATAGGTCATACCACACGTGagcgtagcgatgtctgtctgtctatccgtgtgtgtgtgtgtgtgtgtgtgtgagtttttgtgtctgtctgtctgtctgtttacacgataactcaaaaacgcctgaacggattcaagtcagattcggTAGACAGTTACGATACGCTAATGGCAGGAACTGATTTGATTTTTGTTAATGTGGCCTGCATATCAACGAAGttgtgaaaatatcatttttttcatacaatggtttcctatggagacagtaatgacagtgtcaagatatatcaagaaatactgcacaaaatttcattaaacttttcacagatgacaatctcagcaCAGTATGATGTTACTGTGaatgccatgtcaaatatctgcTCATTTtcttatttaatgaacttttgtcgaAATTcttacaccaaatttgatgatacctgctacagatattgatctgatagatatctaatcgTACTGAGAagtatttggcagtgtcaagttaacaaatagctcagttttgtaattagtcatataactccgaaataactgcttcaaatttgatgaaatctgctgcagaaacTGAtcagacagatatctgactgtgttgagaAGCATTCAGTTGTGTGAAGTAAattgagggttcatttgcatattaaatgaactttgtaattaatgatATAACCTTGAAGttattgcaccaaatttggtgccatgTCCACAGTTAGCCGTCTCTACGACTAGACTGGAGCACTAGCCGCAACGTCATCCCATTCTCTTTTTTTGAATGGCTACTAAAGATtcagcgactcgaaatttcgtggACATGCACTCCATGTTTCCATGTTTGCATTCATTGCATCACCTTTTCTGAAAATTATCATGACAGCAGGGCATCGAACGCGACAAATTGGTCTGCGAAGGAAAAAGTTAGGTTCATGAATAGAACATGGGTAATTCAGATTTATTATCCGTCCTgcgattcgggccagttcatgtgacaaatgtacatgtatctatgcATATCCACAGCAAGACTTTAGAATAGCTGCCCGGGTCCAACTGATTTTGGGTTACTAAAGTAATATCATAGGTGATATACATGTGCCGTTCTTCAAATGACCATGTAAATGACCATATAAAAATTCAAATCAGGtagaaaaaagatgaaaatgatCACAAATCAAGAAATCAGGAACTACTCATTTGATCATTGTCATGCTTGGTTTTGAGGTACCACGCATGTTCAGCCGTATTGACTTGGTGCCAATATTGGCTgtgttctatttttaatgaatttttcctctatgttggtatttttttcaaaaaattttcttctttgaAACCAATGGTCCGATTCTGTTAAAGTTTGGTTACAGGTTCCGGGGGCTGACCAAAATAGGATTCATAgaaattattgtgaaatttgCTTAATATTTTTAGTTCGGgggcatttttttctttttttcgtcAAAAATCTTCTTAGAAATCGTATATCCCATCACTTTCAATTGTATATGTCATTATGAGGTGAAGCATTTCATATCTACCGGTGAATAAGATTGGTTTGCATTAGGATTCTCTTAGTAGCCATTCTGTAGGAAATTGTGCCTTCTATTggaagtgaaaaacaaaactttaattCAAATTGAAGAAAACTTGACTTGCTGTGCATCATCGACATGTACAAAATCATATGAGCACATTAGTATACGTAGTTGTAAGTATAGTGCCTTCTATCATCGTATGCTTTTCTTGATTCCTCATACTTTCTTATGAGTCAGCGACAACAAAGAAACAACAATGGCGGCGTCTTTCCCATCGATCGAACGCCAAGACAAGATACATGTAGTATCGCCGCAGAGACTTATAGAAATGACGTATTCagaaatgttttgaccaaaaactacAGGGAAACGTGTTATCTGAGAGAATTATAAATTCGCTTAGCATTTCTTTGCattgatagttttttttttcgcaGCTGCGTCAGTGACGCATCAATAATGCTTGTAATTTCAATAAGTTAGGTGGGTTTGTCCTGCTTCATGACGCGTCAAATCAGCTTAGCGGGCACAATGGATGTCATGTAATATGTATACTAGTACtgagtatttctgtaaaatgagaGCACAGTGTCTTTGaacaatttataaaaataataattaatataagtattatatagaaataataacgcgaataataataggttcaatttccgtgaaaatttcaccataagggtatttttggtcgaaaagaccaaatatgatatcgatttcactgccccatgtttccatggtaaccattttaggggttgaaaatttcaatttttctaatatcccatgaaaagttactttgattgatatgaaattatCAAGTGGGGGTGTTCGGgttagagaacacaaaaaccagacttatttttaaatgtttcaagttgccatggtaactattttgtcattgaaatagaatttttccctaattcctattaaaaatgtacttggacataaatcccggtattttgggaataacctcattattatacactttttaaatccaattttacctcgaaaaaatcaACATTAAAGCTTTTTTGGGGATGCCcgtcccgcactgcactgagcgatcgtgAGCAAACTGAGAATGCGTTAAGagcgtccgctaagcgcacagaacgaaatttcaaacccgcgcagcgcagtgtGTGAGAAATTTGTAGGttggcagcataatttcacccgaattcacaggcttttgattcaccactaccaacgttgtgaagtaccgcaccgaatgtttagaagtattcCCGCATAAacgtaatggtgttttgaggtcaaaggtcaaatagcgtccaataacaccaaaaagTTGCTGTACTCcgtgtcaaagttattggactctgcgtcctctgataccgaaatttactgtacaAAGAAAAACGCCATAGATTGCAGGCGCAGgtgaataataataaagataatgtatattggggccattctggtcaaaattatgttttccgttaattttagagtgttagaattaattttatatagaccagaaataatttttcaagcagttttaattttgtttcatgcagtcatctcaaataagtgttatatagtatattactaacttttTATGTATTCActgaattaagtttatgccttcaaattaattttatgtgataaaattaattctactagtatctcaaattaattttatgaaccctaTTCCCCTTAACACCcgtgtaccattatttatcacaagcagtaacagtagcgcacagttttttttatttaacacatgattcactggtacttatttattttatggatttacaattaatgatttttttccctcattccaggaagaataatgaagacaaattatttctgattgtttaactatagtaaaattatgaccatgtagtggtgcattattttagtgtgacctggcgtgaccccataaattctatgattagctagatccctaaagttccatggtagcaacagctaaatttgcacacggtgcctgtatacctttaaacactttattaaatccagcaggccaagacaagggggaaatattaaaagataaatgtttcacatttaatactgccctacttgtatagggctctcacttgtgcgaacgtcgtaggaaacacttattgcaacaatttaccgtaaatataaaaaaaaatcggctgtcaattaaactgcggttgctaaccaacaggaggtaaacagtgagaccaaacgtgcccagaaatacgaacgcaatagactaatcgttttggcgtgtgccaactcacaattatagaaaaccgcaaagactagtcgttttggcgtgtgccggctaatcggctaacaaaaaacaggaaaccacaaaaccacaaaaagtgataaagaaatgtaaatagctatggaatagtttctataaaaatctctacacatgtatatcaacctggggaataagattttgacctgtagcacaatatgctcaatggaatagccagtattattgtaaaaggcgatagtcatatcaaactattgacatgcgacaaaaataattaatctttccacctttcagcttggtgaaaaacgcatttattgattcgccaaaggcctgtggattcgcttatttttgcacaagtgctgtgtacatggacataggaaaaagttcgactcaccctctggattgttgagaatataactgactgtttcagtgtatccgccatgatgagagttcgcGAATCCAAAActgttagcattccaaagtctgtcaccctgtttttttcaaagtgtggAGAAGGgtggcatttccatctgaatgattgaacgatgtgaaacacaaaattccatcgcatattatcctgCAATatcatatgtacagtagaaatacgctgcctttacgtaagcttataagctttatactccacaaaatggccacaggcggcgtgaactttctgaaaggatttcctaaacgtcctacttggtaccttagacactcacatgtgatatcctgaaaagtgttctctgcagtaattccagtttctgtcaacattcaactgttcaacgacacgatagcacgagcaTAACTGACACGCGCACAtagactcaattgcgcatgctctctgAAGGGCGTGCGCGTGAattgcgcgtgttccaacagtaAAGAACGCAAATCGcaggtctctgccagactaccgTCACTGgcagggcgaaacatgcgagatgtaaaaaaatgtttattcttcaatgccaatatgacgcttaAGAGGTTCGGTGGTCGCCAAAAAGAAAtttcggagagagagagagagagagagagagagagagagagagagagagagagagattgttaatttatgttggaaatctttttcatagtcgtgagttttgatggaagaaaactaaaaacaaaattaaattgaactgattgaacgtgtatccataaagttcgcacaaaagtaaaaagtctaggcctgctggtatcgcttaaactgcttaatgtcacttttccgacaagcattaccTCTTGGGTTAATGATATCCCCTCTCTCCGaacagtatgatgcataattctgcgctgcacgtacaacaattggaagtcaccccattgacaaaattaaaataaacaacacatctttttcagaattccaacacagcttcaatgaactattattagatttctatatatacttatagcccctaaacttgtaataataataataataataataataataataataataataataataataataataataataataattattattattattattattattattattattattattattattattattattattattattattattgttgttgttgttgttgttgttgttgttgttgttgctgttgttgctgttgttgttgttgttgttgttgttgttgttctcgTTGGTTTCACTAATGATAAGGTAATTGCTTACAAACAGGAAGAGTATCAAAAACTTCAACAGCAATTGCAAGCATTCACGCTCGAACTACTGAACTGCTGTCGTGATGAAAAAGAAATACCATTACTGCTGCGAGGCCACAATAACACTGAGGAAAAGCAGAAGTGTAGATTGGATTTTTTATCGAATTTTACTTACGACTACAATTCAGAGTTGACTGTTGCAAAATTGGCCATtggaacaaaacagaaagaGGTACGTGCCTTGTCAAACTATGCTTACAATAATATCTGACATAGTGATGCATTAGGAACCGATGATTTCCACACTTGAAAATCGGGAATCACACGATGGTATATGTTGACCGATCTATCTAGTCAATTGTAAATAATAGTTACATTGCTATGTAGATAATTCTAACATTACTCTCGAAACGTTTATGAACAAAGCAATTTGCCCCAATAACTAGGACAAAAGGGGTTTGCGTAAAGTGTTATATATATTCTAAGAATGCAATGCACGTGTAAGATTTAATCCATTTCAACCCAATGGTGCTAACCTATTCATACCTTAAGCGATGTAAAATGTTGTCTCAATAACGATAAATGTTTTCTTACAGTTCATTACACACAACAAATGTCAGGCCTTTCTCAACGATGAATGGTTAAGTGGGCAACCAGCGTGGACGAATAGGAAGAGGAGAAGATGGGCATTCCTTTAtgcaatgttttcattttttgcttaTGGCATTTTACCCATAATTATCCCAATTCACCTGTTTCTTTCTGTAAAAAACACCACCAAGAAATGTCTGTACCACAGTCCTATATCGTCCTATTTGAGTTACTATTTCACCTATTTCTTTTTTCTTGCTTTCATGTTCATCTATGAGATAGAGGTGGATGTGACTGTGGAGGGTTCTGCTGCTACTCTGATTTCAGATTACAATTACTTGCCAATACTTTGCATGTCGATAATCTTCTTTgctactctgtctatgataGAATTGAGTCAGATGCTATCTCAAGGCTGGACTCGTTATTCCCAGAATCACTGGAATAAGTTAGATCTATATATTCTTCTGTCATTTTTCCTAAGTACAATTTTCGTATACCCTGTGATAACAGGACAGCAATACGATTTTCCGCATGTATCTGTTTTGTTTAGTAAACTCACAACCATCACTTTCGTATTAGCAATACTACGTTTTGCTGAGCCGCTTTACCTTACCCGCTATTTAGGCCCTATGTTGATTGTGGTTGCAAAAGTGGTAAACAGCGTTATTCGgtttcttttgattttttggcTCGTTGTTGTTGCATATGCCCTTGCACTCTACCATTTGTACGCAGACGTTGGTACATCACATGAGGGATTATCAGAGTAAGTATGACCTTCTTGACCCAAAACTTCCTTCCAATACAATTGTCCATCGTGCATCTCTTAATAAAAAACATCTATCACTTGAAGGATTGAGCCAAACGCATTTGAATGAAGTTGCAGGAACTACAATATTCAAGCAAggtgataattttatttttacaggaCATCTACAGCTATTCATATGAAACTTTATGAATTTCCTACAAACAGTTAGTTGACAATTCAACCATTCCTTGAACGCATGATACGTTAACAATTTTACCCAAAAGCACACAGTTCACGCTCACCTTCctcaaaattaccaaaaatattatttgCGTCTTAATGGTCCATTGGCGGTTGATTTCTCTTTTGATTATGTAATCTTTCATGACTATGGCGCACCACGATGATGTACttcataaaaaattataaatccttttcatattttaaagtaaGTAATATAAGAGACCGATGGTCGTAATTACATTGCCTCTTTTCAGAATACAACTTGTCAACCGTATTCGATCGATAAGTTGCCATCTTGTCCTATGCATCGCATCTTTTAGAGAACGGGCATAATTAACCGCACGGGGCGAAACGGAGCATAAGGGCACAAAATCAACACTAAGTGTTCAAGGGgcttttaaaattcaagagtaccATGAGGGGGCCCTTACTCAATATGAGTCTGATAAATCACTCTTAACGGGCCTGAAAAATCCATTTCATAAACCAGTTTTCCGAGGTATTCTAACGAAACAGGTGTGTGTCTATGACTGATCATCATAaacagtttgtgtttgtgaacaCTTTGATGCCGACCGTCAAAGAGTTGATATCAGAATGACAGCAACAGTTGACCATCAAGGAAGACTTAAAAGGCAGACAGTGGGCAGGGAAAAAGAAGTTCAGGCAAATTAATCAATTTAACCATTGATCCTCGAGAAAGTTTATCGACGATGATTTAACAGATATAGTTAGGTTTATATTGAATGGTTTACATGCTTACTAGTAGTTTGCCAGGTATACTCATATATACGATACATTGCTatcttttgatgaaatttaacaTCATATTTGTTGAATACCTAAGCACTTCTAGTCACCTAATTCTATGGAATTAAACTTacgtcaattatcaaacgtataCGTATACAAATGCACTATTAAGGGAGACAAACTGTTCATAGTCTGTGCCATAGTCTACaatgtaaattgaaaatgacaCTTCAAGTTAAAATTCCAAACTCTAATTTTTGTATGTAAATGCCCTTCTAATCACCATCAGCTTGTGAAGTATTCTAATTCATACCTTGAGCCATGGacaaccatgtatagtgaaataGCGCGTTCTTTTACACAAATACATTGCTAAGCAACATATTTTAGTTAAGCTTACATTCATATCAATTGCCAAACATACATAGATGCACATATATATCTAGTTTTGAACGGGGAAAAGGTTGTTCATAGTTTGCGTCCAAGGCTCATTTTATATCAGAGTATATAGTCTTATTAGATTCTGAAAATTAAGTCTAATGTTGAGGGAAAGGGGACTGCAAAGTAAAATAATTAGGCCTAATGGAATCTTTCCTCTTCTACCCCTTGCTGTTAACTGTGCCCGTTTCCTTATATTACTCAACAGAAAATGGAAATGCCAAATCAACATGTTGAATCGTAATCCCTCATACTCTTTCTCCCATAAAGGCTTTTGACATCAATATGGGTATTATTAATAACCATATTCGGTGGAGACGGTTCTGAACTCCTGTACACGGATGACTGGATGTCGATGAATGTGACTGGTATCCAAAGCAGCTACACAAGCTTTACTTCACCCTATTACAGTTTTGTTGCCTATGTTTTGTACTCGTTGTTCGGGATCTTAGTGCTCATTATATTGCTGAACCTATGCATTGCAATGATGTCATACGATTACGAAAAAGTTCGGGTACGTTATCAGAACAATTTCCATTAGCTCATGTATTCTATCACGTGAGCTCCTGTAGCTGTCGCACCGATGTCTGTGTGCCTCTCTGTGTGGCTGTCTGTTGCCATGATTGATTGTTGATTATAAAAGCGTACATGAAGATTCAAATTCGTGGCTGTGATGTCATAGAAAAGTGTAAATTTACTGACCACTGCAACATATACTGAAAGACGGTATCATTTTCAGGTCATACATGGTTGATTCAGCTAATTGGCAACAAAGTCCACTTTTCGCCTCAACCTTGCTTTAGAGTTTTAGGTTTTCCTTTAAAggtggagcctccctttaaaagggcgcgaagctaaggcggcgttcattgtgtaagtggacaccaaacaggcacacgcaggcacacgctccagaaaatgccacttttagctttttccggccgcaaaaacgcagacagactgccaaacGGTCAGCGcaaagctgctgccgatcgaactctgtggttatattcaaattctaacgtgactggaagacgatttttcagaaaattcgagcgttggtggtCGAAAATCAAAGACCTTTgacgatttgaaccgaccgtcaatcaaacgattGTATagactctgtttgcaggattagcaaaagtgacaaaaggttgagatcagtttaagTAATTAATGTTGTAGAAATcaaaacatcgtactggccaagcgtttgactgggaggagaactccactaatgcgagaacctgggattgaaaatggcGGCTTTAAGTGGCTTTTGTTTCTCAAGATAATCAGTTTGAAAAGTATAGTTACTGGTTCTCTTTCagtattttgacaattttagatAATTAGCATAAAACAAAATCGCCGCAGAGGAAGCAATACAAATAATCCTACTATGCAACTATGTAGGTTATACTATATTCTGTATTTCTTAAAAAGAGTATTTACAGTGAAATAGGTgggattttaatttttcaaatattaaagataataTCTCGCGCATATAGTTCTCCAGCATAACACGTTTTGGATTAGAATTGCTGGTTATCGGCACACATACCAACATATCTTTGCTCAGTAATCGACAAGGTGCTGGATCTTTCAATAGCTGCGCGCAAGATATCTAAATTTACTTCATTCTGTTCGATACTTATATTTTCACGGAAATTAACTACATTTCACAAATGAAAGAACATGTGGGAGGCGTCAGTAGATCTGACCTCGATTTATAGGATAAAGCCTTGCACAGTTTCACAATGAAGGTAGTTTTCATGCTTGTACACACAAGTTTTCCTTTTCGTAATTTGGCAGGACAAGATGGaattagaatggaaatttatcGGTCAAAAGTATGGATAGAGTACATCAATCCAAAACCTGTGAATGTGAATTGTTGTCCCTGGCGGTAGACATCGTTATGAATACGACGATTCGCTTAGCTGGTCGGAAAGCCGGTGTAAAAGTaagttgaaaattattttcaatattgttaaCTTGTAAAATAAGGATCTTCTAAATCAGTCACTGCCAATATTACTTTGTATTGTTATTTTGCTTGCTGTTATGCATTATTTTGTCATCAACCGTGATAGCGAAACATTTGCTTTACACAGGCACATCCTTCCATGGCACGCATTCAATGACGCCATACCtgggttcattttgaaaatacgtcaaagaaactgaatgtacaaaaatttcttacaaaaagTTCTTCCTTTTATAGTTCTAAGTAGTAATTTATTAGACCAGTTCCCGTTTCTCCATCTTCAAAACAGTTCTAAAAATACTAAATACAACACAAATTAAGTGTGTAATTCTTATGCCTATGTCTTTCATCTGCAGAACGGAACACAGACTACTAACAGACTACTAAGGGAACACAGTCTACTAACAAGTTTGAACTTGAAGTGTGTCGCGATTTAGATAAATCATAAGAATTTTGACTATCCTAACTCAGTGATCTGTTATGGGAAATTTTAAACGGTAGATATTTTTACCTAACAGTAGAACTTCACAAAACAATATGCAACAATTTCCTGTGAATTTATCCCAACGCTCTAGCATTGTGTTTTAGCTCTTTCAAAGAAAAACGAAAGccaaattatgttttttaacaGATAAGTTAAACTTACAGTTGTAAATGAGCCTGATTTATCTGAAGCTTGTTGCATGATGATAGTGATGAGAGATTTTTCTATAAACAGGTACAAAACGGCAAATCCATACAAGAAGAACAACCGTCTGATAGCGGACAGGTCGGTGTTAATATCTGTGAAGGTAGAAATCATGATTCTAAAACAGATATTGCACAAAATGAAGATGCGCAAGGAAATGGAGATCGGAAGGACATAGGCAATACAGTAAAGGTAAAATAAAGTGAATGAGCCAAATATCTCTCTTCGCA is a genomic window containing:
- the LOC139117881 gene encoding short transient receptor potential channel 4-like; this translates as MRQEQEEKKEEEGPCGPLPVSRPADGADDRLRCWCFCTAEGSVASTDSVLPGKAISVYVGTPILLALFFDVDVFGRDQPYTDHSENMPPSLRQYLFSTDIPNTTSMEFTGTSMPPLVQLGKKTENYEQVTPEEDERFLTLVQNSDYAEVEKMLSMSCVDINLKGRLDGIETTALDTASVNNDFYMVKLLLDHGAEALEDKPPKDNEERTKVQHYSALSSPAYISLSYLRDKRNGENKKNCLEVAFELEHKLSIIVNEESSPTLKEEYQKLQQQLQAFTLELLNCCRDEKEIPLLLRGHNNTEEKQKCRLDFLSNFTYDYNSELTVAKLAIGTKQKEFITHNKCQAFLNDEWLSGQPAWTNRKRRRWAFLYAMFSFFAYGILPIIIPIHLFLSVKNTTKKCLYHSPISSYLSYYFTYFFFLAFMFIYEIEVDVTVEGSAATLISDYNYLPILCMSIIFFATLSMIELSQMLSQGWTRYSQNHWNKLDLYILLSFFLSTIFVYPVITGQQYDFPHVSVLFSKLTTITFVLAILRFAEPLYLTRYLGPMLIVVAKVVNSVIRFLLIFWLVVVAYALALYHLYADVGTSHEGLSELLTSIWVLLITIFGGDGSELLYTDDWMSMNVTGIQSSYTSFTSPYYSFVAYVLYSLFGILVLIILLNLCIAMMSYDYEKVRDKMELEWKFIGQKYG